From the Prosthecobacter dejongeii genome, one window contains:
- a CDS encoding ABC transporter permease subunit translates to MDWFLQQLINGLALGSIYALIALGYTMVYGVLRFINFAHSDVLMLGAFSAYFLAPAVEKILPLPSIAGALIVVLLSAMICAGIGMLIEFLAYRPLRSRPKLTVLITAIGVSLFIEFTCQHPAVLGADTKPFPKLLTENDLHFGGLVIGSNDLVIVGTTLVLLASLWFVVQRTKIGTAMRAVSFNQQAAALMGININRIISFTFGLGSALAAVAGILYAIKAPGIDPLMGVQPGLRAFVAAVLGGIGNLPGAALGGLILGLVETYAGGTPGLSNYRDGIAFAILILILLFKPAGLLGKATVEKV, encoded by the coding sequence CTGGACTGGTTTCTTCAGCAACTCATCAACGGCCTCGCCCTAGGTTCTATCTACGCGCTCATCGCGCTGGGTTACACCATGGTTTATGGGGTCCTCCGGTTCATCAATTTTGCCCACAGTGATGTGCTCATGTTGGGGGCCTTTTCAGCTTACTTCTTAGCCCCTGCGGTGGAGAAGATACTGCCCCTACCCTCCATCGCGGGGGCCCTTATCGTGGTGCTGCTCTCCGCCATGATCTGCGCGGGCATCGGCATGCTGATCGAGTTCTTGGCTTACCGCCCCCTGCGCTCACGGCCTAAATTGACCGTGCTCATCACGGCCATCGGTGTCTCTCTATTCATTGAGTTCACCTGCCAGCACCCTGCCGTACTAGGCGCCGATACCAAACCCTTCCCGAAATTGCTCACGGAAAATGATCTGCACTTTGGCGGGCTGGTCATCGGCAGCAATGACCTCGTCATCGTGGGCACCACCCTGGTCCTTCTCGCTTCCCTTTGGTTTGTGGTGCAGCGCACCAAGATCGGCACGGCCATGCGCGCTGTTTCTTTCAATCAGCAGGCGGCTGCTCTGATGGGCATCAACATCAACCGCATCATCTCCTTCACTTTCGGCCTGGGATCCGCCCTGGCTGCGGTGGCGGGCATTTTGTATGCCATCAAGGCCCCAGGCATTGATCCCCTCATGGGCGTGCAACCCGGTCTGCGCGCCTTCGTTGCAGCGGTCCTCGGCGGTATTGGTAACCTCCCCGGCGCAGCGCTGGGTGGCTTGATCTTAGGCCTCGTCGAGACTTACGCTGGTGGTACACCTGGCCTCTCGAATTACCGGGACGGCATCGCCTTTGCCATCCTCATCCTCATCCTGTTGTTCAAACCTGCCGGCCTGCTCGGCAAAGCCACCGTGGAAAAAGTATGA
- a CDS encoding ABC transporter ATP-binding protein: protein MKTTLRVFSYLRRYPLMAGAQLFCAITGTLMVVVFPAVTREVLDVVVPQAQWDRLVPLILMALGAYFAQHLFNSLRIMLNNTFEQKVIYDLRSDLYQRLQTLPLRWFDNRPTGDIMTTVGEDIPSVERVLIDGIEQGLVAIIQIAVVGVFMFQADTTLALWALVPIPFLAIGAMAYTRTSKDRHRAVRRASSGMNSILHDNVAGMRQIKAYAMEKEEHSRFNAASEALKKASLHVMRIWAIYRPGMHFLTSVGMVIVLWMGARGLMEGRIEKGDLAAFLLLLKFFYDPIEQLHQLNQIIQGGRAAGERVFDILDAQPETDTVEGKTLPVIQGHVRYQDVGFSYGGKIPTVHGINLEALPGQTIALVGPTGAGKSTLINLLTRFYEYDEGLITIDGAPVHELNKAWLRSSIGYVTQESFLFNGTVRENLVIGKRDATDEELWQVLTDANAAGFVQRLEKGLDTRVGERGVKLSVGEKQRISIARALLRNPPILLLDEATASVDTETERQIQIALDRLMQNRSSFVIAHRLSTVRHADKIYVLDQGKIVESGTHDDLIKRDGMYASLCRTSLIGYS from the coding sequence TTGAAAACTACTCTCCGCGTCTTTTCCTACCTGCGCCGCTATCCCCTAATGGCGGGTGCCCAGCTCTTCTGCGCCATCACAGGTACCTTGATGGTCGTGGTCTTTCCCGCCGTGACCCGGGAGGTGCTGGATGTGGTGGTGCCTCAGGCGCAGTGGGATCGCCTCGTGCCCCTGATTCTCATGGCTCTGGGTGCCTACTTTGCCCAGCATCTGTTCAATAGTCTGCGCATCATGCTGAACAACACGTTTGAGCAAAAGGTGATCTATGACCTCCGGAGCGACCTCTATCAGCGCCTGCAAACCCTGCCTCTGCGTTGGTTTGATAATCGGCCGACTGGGGACATCATGACCACCGTCGGGGAGGACATCCCCAGCGTGGAGCGTGTGCTCATTGACGGCATCGAGCAGGGGCTGGTGGCCATCATCCAGATCGCCGTCGTGGGGGTCTTCATGTTTCAGGCAGATACCACGCTGGCCCTCTGGGCCCTGGTGCCCATCCCGTTTTTAGCCATCGGCGCCATGGCTTATACCCGGACGTCCAAAGATCGCCACCGTGCGGTGCGCCGGGCCAGCAGCGGCATGAACAGCATCCTTCATGACAACGTGGCAGGCATGCGCCAGATCAAAGCCTACGCCATGGAAAAGGAGGAGCATTCACGCTTCAATGCTGCTAGCGAAGCTCTCAAAAAAGCCAGCCTGCATGTCATGCGCATCTGGGCCATTTATCGTCCCGGCATGCACTTTCTCACCAGCGTGGGCATGGTCATTGTCCTGTGGATGGGTGCTCGCGGGCTGATGGAAGGCCGCATTGAAAAAGGCGACCTGGCCGCTTTCCTCCTGCTGCTGAAATTCTTTTATGATCCCATCGAGCAACTGCATCAGCTCAACCAGATCATCCAGGGCGGGCGAGCCGCAGGGGAGCGTGTTTTTGACATCCTGGATGCCCAGCCAGAAACCGATACGGTGGAGGGGAAAACCCTGCCTGTCATCCAAGGACATGTACGCTACCAAGATGTGGGCTTCAGCTACGGAGGTAAAATTCCCACCGTTCACGGTATCAATCTGGAGGCCCTACCAGGCCAAACCATCGCCCTAGTGGGTCCCACAGGAGCTGGCAAGTCCACGCTGATCAATCTCCTCACTCGCTTTTACGAATATGATGAGGGCCTCATCACCATTGACGGGGCTCCCGTTCATGAACTCAACAAAGCCTGGCTGCGAAGCAGCATCGGATACGTCACTCAGGAAAGTTTCCTCTTCAATGGCACGGTCAGGGAGAACCTCGTCATCGGTAAACGCGACGCGACCGACGAGGAGCTCTGGCAGGTTTTGACCGATGCGAATGCCGCAGGCTTTGTCCAGCGTCTGGAAAAAGGCCTGGATACCCGTGTGGGTGAGCGTGGGGTCAAACTCAGCGTGGGCGAAAAGCAGCGCATTTCCATCGCCCGCGCCCTGCTGAGAAATCCTCCCATCCTGCTCCTGGACGAAGCCACCGCCAGTGTGGATACGGAAACCGAGCGCCAGATTCAAATCGCTCTGGATCGCCTGATGCAGAACCGCAGCAGCTTTGTCATCGCTCACCGACTCAGCACCGTACGTCACGCTGACAAGATCTACGTGCTAGATCAGGGAAAGATCGTAGAGAGCGGAACGCATGATGATTTAATTAAGCGTGACGGCATGTATGCCAGCCTCTGTCGCACCTCTCTCATAGGATATTCATGA
- a CDS encoding branched-chain amino acid ABC transporter permease produces MTSMKGAKRWLIAGIILAIVASQFSGSINRYDLGILIDIGINIILAVSLNLINGHTGQFSLGHAGFMAVGGYSAAKFTLVVAPLVPESMQPLLFLVALLLGGLFAAIAGLAVGIPSLRLHGDYLAIVTLGFGEIIRVIAQNTEAVGAASGLTGIPKDTTLGWTFALAAVTVYVVAALVNSTYGRGFIAVSDDEVAASSMGINPVRYKVTAFVIGAFFAGIAGGLYAHHKTFLSPTGFDFFKSIDIVVMVILGGMGRTAGVIIAAILLTLLPEFLRSFADYRMIIYSLLIIGLMIARPQGLFTFGKRKGAAA; encoded by the coding sequence ATGACCTCCATGAAGGGCGCTAAACGCTGGCTTATCGCTGGCATCATTCTGGCCATCGTCGCCTCCCAGTTCAGCGGTTCTATCAATCGTTACGATCTGGGCATCCTCATTGACATCGGCATCAATATCATCCTGGCCGTCAGCCTCAATCTGATCAATGGCCACACAGGACAGTTCAGCCTCGGCCATGCTGGATTCATGGCCGTGGGAGGATATTCAGCGGCGAAGTTCACGCTCGTCGTCGCGCCCCTGGTGCCTGAGTCCATGCAGCCACTGCTCTTCTTGGTTGCGCTTTTACTCGGCGGTCTTTTCGCTGCCATTGCAGGTCTGGCCGTGGGCATTCCATCGCTTCGGCTGCATGGGGATTATCTTGCCATCGTCACTCTGGGGTTCGGTGAAATCATCCGCGTCATTGCCCAAAACACAGAGGCCGTTGGCGCGGCGAGCGGTCTAACCGGCATTCCCAAGGACACCACACTGGGCTGGACGTTTGCCCTCGCTGCCGTGACGGTTTATGTGGTCGCTGCCTTGGTCAATTCCACCTATGGCCGCGGTTTCATCGCCGTGAGTGATGACGAAGTGGCCGCCAGCTCCATGGGCATCAACCCAGTGCGCTACAAGGTCACTGCCTTTGTCATTGGGGCTTTTTTTGCTGGCATCGCCGGTGGCCTGTATGCCCACCACAAAACCTTCCTCTCCCCCACCGGTTTCGATTTCTTCAAGTCCATTGACATCGTCGTCATGGTCATCCTGGGCGGAATGGGTCGCACGGCTGGCGTCATCATCGCCGCCATTTTGCTGACGCTCCTGCCTGAATTCCTGCGCTCCTTTGCGGACTACCGCATGATCATCTATTCCTTGCTCATCATCGGCTTGATGATCGCAAGACCCCAGGGGCTCTTCACCTTTGGCAAACGGAAAGGAGCCGCAGCATGA
- a CDS encoding ABC transporter ATP-binding protein produces the protein MSDFLLDMDHATIRFGGLTAVSELNLKIGPNELVGLIGPNGAGKTTAFNLISGVYKPTSGNITFNSSSICGMKPHQLTKLGIARTFQNIRLFASLSVFDNVRAATQLHRSHGILNSLWRGKSFTESEREVEKEVLDLLDIFDLARLRDEEAKSLPYGNQRRLEIVRALATRPKLLLLDEPAAGMNPTEKEELMHLIQFIKDKFKIAILLVEHDMKVVMGICQKIAVLEYGKKIAEGTPEQIQKDPKVIAAYLGTEDEEVNDDA, from the coding sequence ATGAGCGACTTCCTCCTCGACATGGACCATGCCACGATCCGCTTCGGTGGATTGACGGCCGTTTCAGAATTGAATCTGAAGATCGGGCCGAATGAGCTCGTCGGCCTCATCGGCCCCAATGGCGCAGGCAAGACCACCGCCTTTAACCTCATCAGCGGTGTTTATAAACCCACCTCGGGAAACATCACTTTTAATAGTTCGAGCATCTGCGGCATGAAGCCTCACCAGCTCACCAAGCTGGGCATCGCACGCACGTTCCAGAACATCCGTCTGTTTGCCTCGCTCAGCGTCTTCGACAACGTCCGCGCCGCCACGCAGCTCCATCGCAGCCATGGCATTCTCAATTCCCTCTGGCGCGGAAAATCCTTCACCGAAAGCGAGCGCGAAGTCGAAAAAGAGGTCTTGGATCTGCTGGATATCTTCGACCTCGCACGCTTGCGGGATGAAGAGGCCAAGTCCCTGCCCTATGGCAACCAGCGCCGCCTGGAGATCGTGCGCGCCTTGGCGACACGCCCTAAACTGCTGCTATTGGATGAACCTGCCGCCGGGATGAACCCCACGGAGAAAGAGGAGCTGATGCACCTGATCCAGTTCATCAAGGACAAGTTCAAAATCGCCATCCTTCTGGTGGAGCATGACATGAAAGTCGTCATGGGCATCTGCCAAAAAATCGCCGTGTTGGAGTATGGCAAAAAGATCGCCGAAGGCACCCCTGAGCAGATCCAGAAAGATCCAAAAGTGATCGCGGCCTACCTGGGAACCGAAGATGAGGAGGTGAATGACGATGCTTGA
- a CDS encoding ABC transporter ATP-binding protein — translation MLEIQNLEVAYGSIKALHGISLNVPEKSIVTLIGGNGAGKSTTLRTISGLVKARSGKVIYDGQDITHLPPHEIVSRHLCHVPEGRMVFANLTVLENLKMGAYLRNDRAGIAADIEYSFHVFPRLKERLSQQAGTLSGGEQQMLAIARALMSQPRCLMLDEPSLGIAPILVRAIFKQIVAINKERGITILLVEQNANLALGISHYGYVLETGKVLLQDDAKALRQNPQVREAYLGD, via the coding sequence ATGCTTGAGATCCAAAACCTCGAAGTCGCCTACGGCTCCATCAAAGCCCTGCATGGCATCTCTTTGAATGTGCCGGAGAAATCCATCGTCACCCTCATTGGCGGCAATGGTGCGGGCAAATCCACCACCCTGCGCACCATCTCTGGACTGGTGAAAGCCCGCTCTGGCAAGGTGATCTATGATGGCCAGGACATCACCCATCTGCCACCGCATGAGATCGTGAGTCGGCATCTCTGCCATGTGCCGGAAGGCCGAATGGTCTTCGCGAACCTGACGGTCTTGGAAAACCTCAAAATGGGTGCCTACCTGCGGAACGACCGCGCAGGCATCGCGGCAGACATTGAATATTCCTTCCATGTCTTTCCCCGTCTGAAGGAGCGCCTTAGCCAGCAGGCAGGCACCCTTTCCGGAGGTGAGCAACAGATGCTCGCCATCGCACGGGCACTGATGAGCCAGCCTCGCTGCCTGATGCTGGATGAGCCCTCCCTGGGCATTGCCCCTATCTTGGTTCGCGCCATCTTCAAACAGATCGTCGCCATCAATAAGGAGCGCGGCATCACCATCCTCCTGGTGGAGCAGAATGCCAACCTTGCCCTTGGCATCTCCCATTACGGCTATGTTTTGGAAACAGGCAAAGTCCTGCTCCAAGATGATGCCAAGGCCTTGAGGCAAAACCCGCAGGTGCGCGAAGCCTACCTCGGAGATTGA
- a CDS encoding ABC transporter substrate-binding protein, whose amino-acid sequence MLTRQLFILGSLGILLSGFTGCNKSGGDTILIGEFASLTGKEATFGTSSHEGTLLAIKEINAAGGVLGKQLELKTEDDQSKAGEPANVVNKLISKDGVVAILGEVASSRSLEAAPICQENGIPMITPASTNPKVTETGDYIFRVCFIDPFQGTVMANFALNTLKAKKVAVFTDVKSDYSKGLAKFFKEGFTKAGGQIVSELDFNGGDKDFKGQLTAIKSAAPDAVFIPGYYTDVALICIQAKQLGLNVPLIGGDGWESDKLVELGGAAVEGHYFSTHYAADAASPKVTAFVESYKKEYKGKVPDCMAALGYDSVYFLVDAIKRANGTEPAKLRDALAGTKEFDAVTGKVAINAQRDAVKSAVILQIKDGKFKFLETVNP is encoded by the coding sequence ATGCTAACACGCCAACTTTTCATTTTAGGATCGCTCGGGATTCTTCTTTCCGGTTTCACAGGATGCAACAAGAGCGGCGGAGATACCATCCTCATCGGTGAATTTGCCTCCCTCACAGGTAAGGAAGCTACCTTTGGCACCTCTTCTCATGAAGGCACTCTCCTGGCGATCAAGGAAATCAATGCCGCCGGCGGCGTGCTGGGCAAGCAGCTAGAATTGAAGACCGAAGATGATCAGTCCAAGGCCGGCGAGCCAGCCAACGTCGTCAACAAGCTGATCTCCAAAGACGGTGTCGTCGCTATCCTGGGCGAAGTGGCCTCCAGCCGCTCCCTCGAAGCCGCACCGATCTGCCAAGAAAATGGCATCCCCATGATCACCCCGGCCTCCACTAACCCGAAAGTGACTGAAACGGGCGACTACATCTTCCGCGTCTGTTTCATCGATCCCTTCCAGGGCACCGTGATGGCCAACTTTGCCCTCAATACCCTGAAGGCTAAAAAAGTCGCCGTATTCACGGATGTGAAGAGCGACTACAGCAAAGGCCTCGCCAAATTTTTCAAAGAAGGCTTCACCAAAGCAGGTGGCCAGATCGTTTCGGAGCTCGACTTCAACGGTGGCGATAAAGATTTTAAAGGTCAGCTCACCGCCATCAAATCCGCTGCACCGGATGCGGTTTTTATCCCTGGTTATTACACGGATGTGGCCCTCATCTGCATCCAGGCCAAGCAACTCGGCCTGAACGTCCCCCTCATCGGTGGTGACGGCTGGGAAAGTGACAAGCTGGTGGAACTGGGCGGCGCTGCTGTGGAAGGCCATTATTTCTCCACCCATTATGCGGCGGATGCTGCATCCCCAAAGGTCACGGCCTTTGTGGAATCCTACAAAAAGGAATACAAGGGTAAAGTGCCAGACTGCATGGCCGCTCTTGGTTATGATTCCGTTTACTTCCTGGTGGATGCCATCAAACGCGCCAACGGGACCGAGCCTGCCAAACTTCGGGATGCCTTGGCTGGCACCAAAGAATTCGATGCTGTCACGGGTAAAGTCGCCATCAATGCCCAGCGCGATGCCGTCAAATCCGCCGTCATTTTGCAGATCAAAGACGGCAAATTCAAATTCTTGGAAACCGTCAATCCTTAA